Proteins encoded by one window of Rubinisphaera margarita:
- a CDS encoding DsrE family protein codes for MVNIAPPCLLRVSIIAGLLLMANLASAETPPSSRTETDPSNRPVIGLEHDGPIKVVYQISEDKWKEGVSKGLLYLKKLRGFYAKQGIPADQLEIRAVFHGDASTHLLTDDAWNRVKKTDTGNPNTKLISELTRLGIHLELCDARRREEGWEKIDVHPDVLLAAAAYARIIDLQMQGYAYIKF; via the coding sequence ATGGTTAACATCGCGCCACCTTGTCTACTCCGGGTTTCGATCATTGCCGGACTTCTGCTGATGGCCAACCTGGCCTCTGCAGAGACTCCGCCCAGTTCGAGGACCGAGACTGATCCTTCCAACCGTCCTGTCATCGGCCTTGAGCACGATGGTCCGATTAAAGTGGTCTACCAGATCTCCGAAGACAAATGGAAAGAGGGGGTCTCCAAAGGCCTGCTCTATCTGAAAAAGCTTCGGGGCTTCTACGCCAAACAGGGTATTCCAGCAGATCAGCTTGAGATCCGAGCGGTCTTTCACGGAGACGCCTCGACTCATCTCCTGACCGATGACGCGTGGAATCGTGTGAAGAAGACGGACACCGGGAATCCCAATACGAAACTGATCTCGGAATTGACCCGGCTCGGCATTCATCTGGAACTGTGCGATGCCCGTCGCCGGGAGGAAGGCTGGGAGAAAATCGACGTTCATCCGGACGTTCTCCTCGCCGCAGCTGCCTATGCACGGATTATCGATTTGCAGATGCAGGGTTACGCCTACATCAAGTTTTAA
- a CDS encoding bifunctional metallophosphatase/5'-nucleotidase has protein sequence MRIPLLAIATIAMLFLPLTGSAVASERPSPDSRTSNTRSDDSVRQLSIAYINDIHAQLEPHPELFWNDHREDRVRDAGGLARIATAFRRLEAERPHGILRIDGGDTFQGSGPGAWTRGEIMVRPMNALDLDVAIPGNWGVAYGAEQLQNLSRQLNYPLVAANIFDSRTGDAIFEPYLIREINGVRVGILGFTDPDVPTRQPPYMSEGLNFRAQAVLRPLIHELREVKKVDVVVLATHIGLHKAVPLARQLPGVDVMLSSDTHERTYEPILVDDTIIVEAGAFGSLVGILDLTWSEGKITDHQWKLIELRAEGFPEDEQVKEIVDAELKPHRERMNRVIGHTDIWLERYNVMSTSMDSLIADAIRKTAGTEVALSNGFRFAPPTAPGPITENDLWNWLPLQLELKVGLADGKQLIDYWENEFENVFSHSPDRLYGGWLARPSTNMRVEFDSTASAGQRLKSLTIDGEPIDPEKSYLIAAGARTGQPEDQIHRVKQCRSTRLLNVTTHDAVRQYLAGQSINETGEPPVRCTVRPPVMRSQFLELIRKRNLTRTPDESAQFPATSSPTKKESTDG, from the coding sequence ATGCGAATTCCACTTCTCGCCATCGCTACAATTGCAATGTTATTCCTCCCTTTAACTGGTTCCGCGGTCGCGAGCGAACGGCCGTCGCCTGATTCCAGGACGAGCAACACTCGCAGCGACGACAGCGTCCGACAACTGTCGATCGCGTACATCAACGACATCCACGCCCAGCTCGAACCGCATCCGGAACTGTTCTGGAACGATCATCGAGAAGACCGCGTTCGTGATGCCGGAGGGCTCGCTCGAATCGCGACCGCGTTCAGGCGCCTCGAAGCCGAGCGGCCGCATGGAATCTTGAGAATCGACGGCGGCGATACCTTTCAGGGCTCTGGTCCCGGGGCCTGGACCAGAGGGGAGATCATGGTGCGGCCCATGAACGCGCTGGATCTGGACGTCGCGATCCCCGGAAACTGGGGCGTGGCTTACGGAGCGGAGCAGTTGCAGAACCTCAGCCGGCAGCTCAACTACCCACTTGTCGCCGCAAATATCTTTGATTCTCGCACCGGCGACGCGATCTTCGAGCCGTATCTCATCCGAGAGATTAATGGAGTCCGCGTGGGGATTCTCGGGTTTACCGATCCAGATGTTCCCACCCGTCAGCCGCCGTACATGAGCGAAGGTCTGAATTTCAGAGCTCAAGCGGTTCTCCGCCCGTTGATCCATGAACTGCGAGAGGTGAAGAAGGTCGATGTCGTCGTCCTGGCGACGCACATTGGACTGCACAAAGCGGTTCCACTGGCGCGACAGTTACCCGGCGTGGATGTGATGCTTTCGTCAGACACGCACGAACGCACTTACGAGCCAATTCTCGTCGATGACACAATCATTGTCGAAGCCGGCGCGTTCGGATCACTTGTGGGCATCCTTGACCTCACCTGGAGTGAAGGGAAGATCACCGACCATCAGTGGAAACTCATCGAGCTCCGGGCAGAAGGCTTTCCTGAGGACGAACAGGTCAAGGAAATTGTCGACGCGGAACTGAAGCCGCATCGCGAGCGAATGAACCGGGTCATTGGCCATACGGACATCTGGCTTGAACGCTACAACGTCATGAGCACGTCGATGGACAGCCTGATCGCAGATGCAATACGAAAAACTGCCGGAACTGAGGTCGCTCTCAGCAACGGGTTCCGGTTCGCACCTCCCACCGCTCCCGGACCAATCACCGAGAACGATCTCTGGAACTGGTTGCCCCTGCAGCTCGAGCTTAAGGTCGGCCTGGCCGATGGCAAACAGTTGATCGACTACTGGGAGAACGAGTTCGAGAACGTGTTTTCGCACTCGCCCGATCGACTGTATGGCGGATGGCTCGCGCGCCCGTCAACCAACATGCGGGTGGAATTCGACTCCACTGCGTCTGCGGGGCAACGATTGAAGAGTCTGACGATTGATGGAGAGCCAATCGACCCGGAGAAATCCTATCTCATTGCCGCCGGGGCTCGTACCGGGCAACCGGAAGATCAGATTCATCGGGTCAAGCAGTGTCGCAGCACCCGCCTTCTCAATGTCACTACTCACGATGCTGTACGGCAATACCTGGCCGGCCAGTCGATCAACGAGACCGGTGAGCCACCAGTTCGGTGTACGGTTCGTCCCCCTGTGATGCGGTCCCAGTTTCTTGAACTTATTCGCAAGCGGAACCTGACCCGCACGCCGGACGAGTCCGCTCAATTCCCTGCCACCTCATCCCCAACGAAAAAGGAAAGTACCGATGGTTAA
- a CDS encoding dihydrolipoyl dehydrogenase family protein, whose product MADRFDLVILGSGPAATRVATRCAKANWQLAVIDIRPIGGTCALRGCVPKKVLVRAAELVDRAQRMSGYGTNLKNTQIEWNDLIEFKRTFTDPVTPNKRESFDELGIEVIQGRPHFTSRTTLEVDGRTIEAEKILLATGAAPVSLPFDGAELMITSDDFLELDQLPERIVFVGGGYVSFEFAHVAARAGAKVTILERSQPLEKFDSELVDVLIERSRQVGIEVRKQTEVESINRKSNGGLIVTSSSDGGTSSIDADLVVHGAGRAPQVEGLGLENAGVRFSKKGVEVNEFLQSTSNEAVYAAGDVVATSLPPLTPVANYHGKTVAKNLLEGNVARTTDLSVPSAVYTIPALAAVGITSAEANQQGLDFEVRKGDWSQFSSMKKIRAGHAMYKILVDKNTDLILGAHLLGPEAFEVINIFTVAMAAGMTTKELKSVLFAFPSLTADVSSMV is encoded by the coding sequence ATGGCGGATCGATTCGACCTGGTCATTCTCGGAAGCGGCCCCGCGGCGACACGCGTCGCGACGCGCTGTGCAAAGGCAAACTGGCAGCTGGCGGTCATTGATATTCGACCAATCGGCGGAACGTGCGCTTTACGGGGTTGCGTCCCTAAAAAGGTGCTTGTTCGCGCCGCCGAACTGGTGGACCGAGCGCAGAGGATGTCCGGTTACGGGACGAACCTGAAAAACACGCAAATCGAGTGGAACGACCTGATTGAATTCAAACGGACGTTCACCGATCCCGTCACGCCGAATAAGCGGGAATCGTTCGACGAACTGGGAATCGAAGTCATTCAGGGTCGGCCGCACTTCACCTCGCGAACGACGCTCGAGGTGGACGGGCGAACGATCGAGGCGGAAAAAATCCTCCTCGCCACAGGCGCTGCGCCGGTTTCATTGCCATTCGACGGGGCCGAATTGATGATAACCAGTGACGACTTCCTGGAACTGGACCAGTTGCCTGAACGAATCGTGTTTGTGGGAGGAGGATATGTGTCGTTCGAATTCGCTCATGTCGCCGCCCGAGCGGGAGCCAAAGTCACCATTCTCGAGCGGAGTCAGCCCCTGGAAAAGTTCGATTCGGAACTCGTCGATGTTCTCATCGAACGTTCACGTCAAGTCGGTATTGAGGTCAGGAAGCAGACTGAAGTCGAATCGATCAACCGCAAGTCGAACGGCGGCTTGATCGTTACGTCGTCATCCGATGGCGGAACGAGCAGTATCGACGCTGATCTGGTCGTCCATGGAGCAGGTCGAGCTCCGCAGGTCGAAGGGCTGGGTCTGGAGAACGCGGGAGTTCGATTCAGCAAGAAAGGCGTCGAAGTTAACGAGTTTCTGCAAAGCACCTCGAATGAGGCTGTCTATGCGGCTGGAGACGTCGTGGCAACCTCGCTACCTCCCCTGACTCCCGTCGCCAACTACCACGGAAAAACCGTTGCGAAGAACCTTCTTGAAGGAAACGTAGCTCGGACAACCGACCTCAGCGTTCCCTCAGCCGTTTACACGATTCCAGCTCTGGCGGCCGTGGGTATTACATCAGCCGAAGCAAATCAACAGGGCCTCGATTTTGAAGTGCGAAAAGGCGACTGGTCCCAGTTCAGCTCCATGAAAAAGATCAGGGCGGGCCATGCGATGTACAAGATCCTCGTCGACAAAAACACAGACCTGATTCTGGGCGCCCATCTGCTGGGTCCGGAGGCATTCGAAGTCATCAATATTTTCACGGTCGCGATGGCAGCCGGGATGACAACAAAGGAATTGAAATCAGTCCTTTTCGCGTTTCCGTCGTTAACCGCCGATGTCAGCTCAATGGTTTAG
- a CDS encoding thioredoxin family protein, translating to MATPQTPITRKSTSSPACSTAGCPIPLWLTLLLVAFAVILGASLWAGEEQRTENLSLNSGLSPSPVALETQEESAAQDPVVWSTNLDGALTRAKETGKPVLIDFAAPWCPPCVMMDRHVWPDSSVQTMLKDQVIPVRVEIDSTSTPDAALKYSVKYLPTVLLVDPQGQEIERVGYVGAEELIALVDRHKATK from the coding sequence ATGGCTACTCCACAAACTCCCATCACACGGAAATCTACATCGTCGCCGGCCTGCTCGACCGCCGGTTGTCCTATTCCACTGTGGTTGACATTGCTCCTCGTCGCATTCGCGGTGATTCTCGGGGCTTCGCTCTGGGCGGGCGAAGAACAGCGGACAGAAAATCTCTCATTGAATTCCGGTTTGTCCCCATCGCCAGTCGCTCTGGAAACGCAGGAAGAATCGGCTGCGCAGGATCCGGTCGTCTGGTCCACCAACCTCGATGGGGCACTGACTAGAGCGAAGGAGACTGGAAAGCCGGTACTCATCGACTTTGCCGCGCCCTGGTGTCCTCCCTGCGTCATGATGGATCGACACGTCTGGCCGGACTCATCGGTCCAGACCATGCTGAAAGATCAGGTGATTCCCGTTCGCGTCGAGATCGATTCAACCAGCACACCCGACGCGGCTTTAAAGTATTCAGTCAAGTATCTGCCGACGGTACTGCTGGTCGATCCGCAAGGCCAGGAGATCGAACGCGTTGGTTACGTGGGAGCTGAAGAATTGATCGCGCTGGTGGACCGCCATAAGGCCACGAAGTGA